AATAATGTATGCACATACCTCTATAGATTAAGATCTTCATTATCTCTTTTTTTGAAATAACAAAAGTACAAATAATCCTCTAGCAAAAGCTTTCAGATATAATGTTCCAATCTACTAATTGCCTAAAAGACAACTACGGTATATTTTGTTCGAGAATAATATGAAACATATTAAGTAAGAGAATTACACTTCTCTTCTCTTACAAACAGGCAGATTTCTGCCTTTTGCAACCCTTACATTATAACATAGAATATGCTCGTTTCAAGAACTGAACGATTCTTTTTCATAATTATACGGGCAAATATCCTTCTCTTTCAATACGTAATAACCATTGATAGGCAATATGAAACTCTTCTAATTCAATATTATACGCAGTCATAAGCTCTTCTTCATCAATAGTCAACCCGAAACGCTTTCTACCAATTCTCTCTAAAACAGCAGCCCAAATCTCCACTTTATCCATTAATAGAGCGAATGGGAAAACGCTAATTTGCAACTCTTTCCAATATGTAACCATCGCATCAAATATATCAGGATAATTTTGTTCTAATCGACTTGATAATGTATGTATAATGTTATCGGATTGCTCCTCATTATGACCTGTAAATGCCGGAATTACCTTGATCGTATTTCCAAACTTTTCTACCTCTATCTCTTCTTCTATTTGATTTTCTATCATTTTATATAAAATAGAAGTTTTCAAATAAGGGTGCTGTTTTTCGTCTACTAAAAATTTCTTTAAAACAGGTAATGCAAGATCTAAGTCTTTTAACGAAAGTTGCTGAATCGCTCTTAGCTTTTGCCCAAAGTTTTCTCCAAACATTTCATTAGTAAATTCATCTAATTCAAAATTCGAATCGACTAGTGACGTATCTACTTCATTTAACATACCTTCTGCAAATAAAGCGAGCTGTGCTAATTTTTCCTTTTGTTCCGGCATTATATCTTTCGTTTGCAAAACTTTTTCAACGGTTTCAATTACGCCTTCATAATCATTTGTTTGAACTAAAATTGTCACATACGTTTCAAGAATATCACCAAATAGTACAGCTCCTGTCTCCAGCAACTGTTCACATTTCTCTTTCGCTTCTTCCATATGCTTTAATTCTAACAAACAAATAACCGAAGCTAGTTCTGTTTGTTCCGTTTCTGCATTATACTGACGTAATATTTCAAAGCAGCGCAATGCATCTTCGAATTTCCGCTCTTTCAGTGCTAAAAAACCTTCATCAATATAGCGCGCTGATAGCTGCGGAAACAATACGACCGTATTTTCTTTTTTATCCATACGTCCGCCTCTTTTTCTAGATTTTAATTATCTTTAAAGTAAATATATCAAATGAGTAATGAGAACACAACATCTCAAAACCCTTTGTTTGAAATATGAAAATATTTAATTTTTATATTTCAATATAAACAAATCCTTACTTAAAATTTAAAATGCACAAACAAAAACCCTCAGCGATGAAAGCAGAGGATTTATCATTAATGGAAAGCTTTTATAATAGTGGGGTATATAACAAGGGTAATAATTTGGAGAACAATAATTGCCATAACAATCATGCTAAAATAGAAGATTGGTTTACTTCGCTTCATTAAAAACATAATGATAAGCATCGTACAAGCAAACAAACTTAAGAAGAACAAACTCGTTGTCGAACTAAGTATACCGCTCGGGACAAAGAACAATAACACTACACTACAAGTACCTATAATTCCAAATAGCCATTCCATTCATTCACTCATTCCCTTTCCCTCTCATGGTAGTTTTTACTAAGCGATTAAATGTTTTACAACATCAACTACATACGTTAATTTCTCATACGCTACAAAACCAAAAGCTACTGTTAAACCCGTTACGATTAATCCTTTCATCACTTCTTCCTCCTCGTTTTATCGTTGTTACCTTCATTATAGAGGATTAGAAATCTGTTACCATCGAACTACCTTACAGTTACCTTACAGAATTGTAAGATTTCAAAAAGGGATTGAAAAAGCACCTCATATCGCTTGAGGTACTTTCACGGAATTTCTCTATAATCACTTGCAAAATTGACTTTTTTCTCTTGTTTATTTTTCGGAGAATCCACTCTTAAACTAATAGATTTACTAAATAGTTGGGGATTGAAATAATCATTCGTTACTTTTCTTGACTTACCTTTAAATATTTTCAATCATAAGAAAACACTTTGTTAAAATCGTGTTAATATATTTTTATACAATTAAGAATTTAATTTACAAGGGGGACTATATATGTTCAAAAAAGTAGCTGCTGATGTTTTAGGATTAAGCGATGTAGGTTCTGTCATTACACCGAAAGATTACGATAAAGTTGATGCTGATGATTACGTAATGCATGAAGATGGAGAGAAAATTTATTTTCTAATTAAATCAAAATCAGATGAATATTGTTTCACAAACAAAGGGTTACTCCACCTAGACGGTACAAGTGCGACAAGTAAAAAACGCACACTACGCCGCTTTAGCTATAGTAAATATCAAATTAAAAACGTAGCACTTGAAACTGCTGGAACAATTGATTTAGATGTAGAAATTAAGTTTCAAATGGGAAATCAGCATTATTCAATTGATGTTCATAAAAAACATATCGAGGAATTAAAAGATTTATATAAAGCTTTACTTAAAATCGAAGAAATTTCATACGACAACGACATTACATTGCAGTATGCACATAAAAGTTTAGATATGGCATCTAATGCTTTCAGCCGTATTTCAAATGCACAAGTAAATTTGGCAGAACAATTTAAAGAAATGAACGAGATTGCCTTTAACTGGCTTGTTGATACGAAAAAGCAATATAACGTGAAAGATTATGGTTTTGTCTTCGAAAAGTTTATTAATAACTAAACAAGAAACCCTTGTTATCAAAAGATAACAAGGGTTTTTCAGCGTCCTAGAAGATGTTCAAACTCTCGGCCTGCTCATTTCCGTACTATTTTATATATTTTGATCGCAGTCTTAATATATCTTCTCCTTCACGAATGCCTGCCGATCCCTTCCTCACATTTTTTACGACAGTCCAGTTCGGATTAGTTTCATCACCGATGTTCTGTACTGTAAAGTTTCCATCACCATATTTCCGGTGACCTTCCGCCAATTTCTCCGTTAAATCATTCTCATTTGATCTCGCCATCTTTGCGCCATCTCCCTTTTTTATACAACCTTCTTAAACCTTCTAACCAATCACAGGTCTAGTCAATTGGAGATTCTCGTTTTCCGCTTCTATTCATTGTAACACACTAACAGGGATAAGTTTCGATAACGGTTGCTCAATCGTACTAGAATGGTAAAGAGTTTTATAACATTCTAAGTAAAAAATTAAGTTAATACGGATATGGATTTGAGTTCCATCATAAACCTATTGATTCTTTAAATTAAATAAGAGGAATAGGGCGCATAAATGGCGCTCTTTTCTTAATGTACTTCCATCCATAATAAATAATAATTATCATATATTGCGTTATATTTTACACTTCTTGCACATACATCAATTTGTAGACAAACAAAAAACCTTGTTATCAAAAGATAACAAGGTTTTTTTAGCGTCCCAGGAGAGATTCGAACTCCCGACCGTACGCTTAGAAGGCGTATGCTCTATCCGGCTGAGCTACTGGGACATGGAGCGGGTGAAGAGAATCGAACTCTCGACCAGAGCTTGGAAGGCTCTTGTTTTACCACTAAACTACACCCGCATATGTTATTTTATTTTCATTCGTTAGCGCTGTTGCCCTATCGACAATATTTATTATATGTATAACCATACATAAAGTCAACACCTTTTTTAAAAGAGGATAATTTTTCTTATCCTCTTTTAAAAACTGCTTGTTCAACTAGCTGTCCGTCTAGTGTTTCAAAACGAACTTCCATTTGATTTTCATCCATTTCTAATATAGCAAATGTCTTTTCTACACGCTGACGCGGTAATAAAATACTACCTGGATTAATAAATAAAACGCCGTCGATTAATTCCGCACCTAATACGTGAGAGTGTCCGAAGCATGCAACTTGTGCTCCTACCTCTTCAGCACGGTACGCTAATGTTTGTAACGTCATTTTCACGTTATGACGATGTCCGTGCACAACTACGAAACGAAGACCATCTACATCCGTTACAATTTCGTCTTGAAAGTTAGCATAATCACAATTCCCTTTTACAACATGGAAACCTTGCAATTCTTCATGAGCAGGCGTTAGCTCTGAATCACCGCAATGAATCATGATATCTACTTTTCCTTCATACTTCTCTTTTAACTGCTGTAATTCCTTCACAGAGCTATGACTATCGCTTACGATTAAAGCTTTCATCAATCTCTCTCCCTTATTCTCCTAAAAACCATTCAGGGATTTTTTCTTCTAGCTTACGTAGAGCACGTCCGCGGTGGCTAATGGCATTTTTCTCATCTGAACTTAGTTCCGCCATCGCTTTTTTATATTCTTCCACATAAAAGATTGGATCATATCCAAAGCCGTTTTCCCCGCGGCGTTGTTCTAAAATAAATCCTTCACATGTCCCGTTTACAATGACAGGCTTTTTATCCCCTTCAGGGAAAGCCACTGCTAATGCACAGTAGAAACGAGCTTTACGCTTTTCAAACGCTACTTCATTTAATTCTTGTAAAACTTTATCGATATTCGCTTGATCATCTTTCGGCTCTCCAGCAAAACGAGCTGAATACACACCTGGTTTTCCGTTTAAAGCATCTACAATAAGACCTGAATCATCCGCAATTACGATTGCATTCAACTGTCTACTCAAACTATCCGCTTTTAAAATCGCATTTTCTTCAAATGTTTCACCAGTTTCTTCGACTTCTTCAATATGAGGGAAATCGTGTAATGATTTTACTTCTAAATCAAATCGCTCAAATAACTCAGCAAATTCACGTACTTTCCCCATATTTTTTGTCGCTACAACAACTTGTTTCATATTTTCCACCTCTACTCTATATGAGATACGATGTCACCTAACGCTTCTTTTTGAATATCAATCAGTTGGAAAATGCCTTGTTCCGCAGCATCAAGTAATTCATTTAACTGTGCTCTGCTAAACGTCGCTTCTTCTCCAGTTCCTTGCACTTCAACAAACTGGCCTTTTCCAGTCATAATCACGTTCATATCAACATCTGCTTTAGAATCTTCTGCGTAGTTTAAATCTAAAACAACGCCTTGCTCTTCAACAATTCCTACTGACGTTGCTGCTAAATAATCTTTTACTGGAATTTTAGATACTTTTTCTGCTTGTAATAATTTCTCGAAAGCTAATACCATCGCTACATATGCACCTGTAATAGAAGCCGTTCGCGTTCCACCATCCGCTTGAATAACATCACAATCAATCCAAACCGTTCTCTCGCCAAGCGCTTCTAAGTCAACTACCGCACGTAATGCTCGTCCAATTAAGCGCTGGATTTCCATTGTACGTCCTGTTACTTTTCCTTTACTTGACTCTCTAATTGTACGTTGTTCTGTCGCACGTGGAATCATCGCATATTCAGCTGTTACCCATCCCTTTCCTTCTCCACGCATAAATGGCGGGACGCGCTCTTCAATTGTCGCTGAGCAAATTACCTTTGTATCCCCAACCTCAATTAATACTGATCCTTCTGGATGTTTTAAATAATTCGTATGAATATGTATATGGCGTAACTCTGTTTTCTCTCTACCATCTACTCGCATAAAAATAACCTCCTCATAACTACTTGTTAGTATAGCCAAATTTAAATGTATGATATGTATACAATAAAAGAAGAGGAACCCAAAAAGCAATTCCTCTTTCTTACTTAAGTATATCAAATTATTAGCGATTAAAAACTACCTGTATTCACGTTTTCTGGACGATCTACAGGTTTTATTAACTTTCCGCCCTTTTCATCTATAAGATTTGCTTTGCCATTTACTTCAATAGAAACACTTTTCACACCTTTCTTTTCTGTTAAAGATAAAACTAACGACTTCAATACGTAATTTGAAATCATATTTTTATCTGGGTTGATAAATATATTTTCATTAAAGTTTAATGTAAGATTTCCGTCTTGTAATTTCGGATTCGTAATCAGCTTAACTCCTGGATTAAAATCATTTAAGAGCGATTGATGAATCGGTCCTTTTACAAGTTCATCTACAATGGCTGCATAATCATTTTCTTTCCCTTCTACAACGCGGCGTGTTACTGGTACGTAATATTGCTGTTTATTATTATTTTGCGCCATAAAATACAGCGTTACCGGTTTTGTATTCGTTACATCCGCTACTTGTTCATCATCGAAATTGATACCGTTCGCACGGCTCACACCGTCACCGAGCGGTGTACCACCAACAGGCATCTTCGCTAATTTTTCACCATTTATTTGGAACTGCACTTGTTTTACTTCTTTAAATTGCGTCAACGTCCATGCTATCGACTCAACAATTTGACGCTCTTCTTCTTTTGCATAGTTTTTCATTTCTTTTGAGAAATCAATGACTGCCGTCCCATCTTTTTTTAAATCTAGTGTCATCGATGTATTGGCTGGAATGACCGCACGGAAACCATTGGGTAATAAATTCGTTACCGGCCCATCTTTCACAAGATACTCTAACGTTTGCTGAATAACCTCATTTGCTTTCGGAGTAGGTATAGCTAACGTTTGTGGTACAACATAACCATTTTTATCAACAAGGTATAATTCTCTATTCACCGTTTGTGCTTGCTTATCTTTCTTAAATACTTCTTTCTTTCCACCTTCCGTGTACGTAACTTGTTTTGGCGGATCAATTTGTTCCGTTGCTTTCTCTTGATTTATAAAGCCACACCCTGTTAGTAAAACAGCGCTCACAGTAGCACCAACAACCCATTTAAAAGTGGATTTAGGCATGCCATCCCCCCCTAAAATCTAAGTTTGTACTATTATGTATACGAGCTGTTTCTCTTTTTAGAACAAGCTGTGCTCCCTATAAACAAAAAACCCCTGATTTCTCAGGAGTTCACTTATATGGATTCTACTATTATTCTTTTTCTAAATGAATATGTTTCACATTTTCAATCGGTTGACCGAACCATTTTGATGCAATTTCTTTAAATAAGCCTATTTTCCCTGTTGTTAAGAAGAGATGGTCGCTTTGCTCCTCTCCCTCATTCAACATTTTACTATGGTATAAAATTGTACTTACTTCACGCGCTGTTTCATCACCTGAACTAATGAGTTGTACTTTATCTCCCATTACTTGTTTAATGACAGGACCTAAAATCGGATAATGTGTACAACCTAAAATAAGTGTATCAATATCAGTATTTTTCAGCGGTTGCAACGTTTCTCTTACAACTTCATATGCCATTTCACTTTCAAAATTGCCACTCTCTACAAGTTCAACGAAAGGCGGACACGCTAAACTTTCTACCATAACACGGTTATTAATAGACTTTAACGCCTCTTCGTATGCACCACTTTTCACCGTTCCAATCGTTCCAATAATCCCAACATGGTATGTGTTTGTCACTTTTAAAGCTGTACGTGATCCTGGGTGAATAACTCCTACCACTGGAATTGGTAATTGTTTCTGCATCTCTTCTAATACAACTGCAGTTGCTGTATTGCATGCAATAACTAACATTTTGATATTTAAATCTAGTAAATGCTCCGTCATTTCCCACGTGAATTGGCGCACTTCTTCTCGAGAACGTGGACCATAAGGGCAACGTGCTGTATCCCCTAAATATATAATGCGCTCTTTCGGCAACTGACGAATTAATTCCTTCGCTACTGTTAAGCCGCCAACTCCTGAATCGATAACACCGATTGCTCTATTCAACTTCATCACCCGTTTTCTCATTCATCATCTTATTTTATCATTATATTTTACACACTTTAAGTTCGCGCACTTAAACTGCTTCTGTATGAAAATTTTCATTTGTACCTGTATAGACTAGGACCTTTTTTATTTTGCTCCTTTTTTTCATAATTTGCAAGACAGAAAAATAACCGACCTTCTATAGGAAAGTCGGTTTCTTCTATATAAAGTACATATTTAATGCTCCATCTTTTTTCGGAAAGAAGACATTCCTATTAATAAGAAGAAATGAGCAGAAATTAACATGACGATTAAAATAAAATTAAAACGATAACTATTTGTAGATTCCATAATTCGGCTTGCTACAGCTGGTCCAAATGCCATACCGAAAAAGTTAATTAAATTATATAAACCAAGACCGACTCCAACTTTAGCTACATGTAATGTTTTCGGTATAAATGTGTTCAATGATACTTGAATGGCAGAATAACTCATAAACGTTAAAATAATCGCCAATACAATAACGACTATACTTCCATTCGGAATAAACCCCAAAATTAAAAAGCCAACAATCATAATGACAGACGCTACATAAATCATATTCACATTTCCAAACGAAGGGATAATCTTTCCAGTAATAAAACTAGACACAATACCGAAAAGTGATGCAACAAATAATACAATTCCGATAATAAACGGCGACAATCCGTGTACTCTTCCTAACAGTAATGGCAATAATAATAAATTAGCACATAACGCCACATTAATTATAAATCCGACTGTTATTAAACGAAGAAATGCTTTGTTCGAAAATAACTCAATATCGATAAATGGGTGCTCCGCTTTCTTCATACGAACCGTGAATAAAAATAAGGAAATTATCGATAACACAAATAGCCAACTATTCATATTAACACCTACCAAAACAGTCGTAATAAATACAAATAGTAACGCCGCTCCAATGTAATCAAAATAAAACACTTCATCCGTATGATGCGCTTCTCCTGGCATAAATTTTATAAGCAAGAAAATCCCCAATACTGAGATAATCATAAATAAAAATAAATATGGCCACCCTAGTGTATTTGTAATAGCCCCACCAACTAAAGGACCAATACCAACCGCTAACGCAATAGAAGAACTAATCATCGCTAAAGCACCAGGCTTCTTAGCAGGAGCAACTAATTTTGCTACCGCAATCATACTAAGCGCAATAAACGCCGCGCCCCCACTCGCCTGCACTAATCTTGCAAAAATGACAATCGCATATGATTGATTTACAAATCCAATAATAGAACCCGCTACAAATATGATGATTGAAATAATTAATAGTTTTTTCACACTATAACGATCAGCCAGTTTCCCATATATCATCGAACCAATACCGACAACTAAGGAGTAACCTACTACAACCCAACTTACTTTCGATTGACTAATGGATAAATCATGAGCCATATCCTCTAACGCAACATTAAATAAAACCGCATTCACCGGTCCTAATAAAACGATAAAACATAATGTGAAAACAAACCATTTTGAATGGTTACTTATATCTTTCCCCATGTGTAACACCTCTCCTGATTGTAGTAACTGTAAATGAAAATAAAGTTGTTTAGCGCTTCTATCGCTGCTAAACAACTTCATCAAATGTATATATTTATCGCGCGACAAATTGAATTCGAAACGAAACATGTACGTTGTTCGATATTCATGGAACTATCATAGTTTCAGCATTCCAGTTTGTCAACGAAAAATATACAAAGTAAACTAATTAAGTGTTTTTAGTTTACTTTGTTTAAAAATTGTTATACACTAATTTCGAATCCGATATAAGGAGGGCTGACATGGTTATTCAAATTTGCAATTTCTAACTTAATAAAATAATAAACTTTTATATAGAAGAAACATTACAGGAGGATTATGATGAAGAAAAAAATGTTAGTCGTATTAACGAGCGTAGAAAAATATCCAAATTTAAATCGAGCTACTGGCCTTTGGCTTGGCGAAGCTGTCCATTTCGTTAAAAAAGTTGAAGAAGCTGGTTACGAAGTAGATTATGTTAGCCCACAAGGTGGTTATACACCGATTGATCCGCATAGTTTAGCAATGGCGGAGAGCATCGATTGGGAATGGTATCAAAAGAAAGAATTTATGAATCGTCTCGGTTCTACAATGAAACCGAGTGAGGTGAATCCGGAAGACTATGCTGTTATTTATTACGCAGGTGGTCACGGTGTGATTTGGGACTTCCCAGAAAATAAAGAACTACAAATGATTAGCCGTAACATTTATGAAAATGGCGGAATCGTTTCCTCTGTTTGTCACGGAGCTGCTGGTTTATTTCATATCACATTAAGCAATGGGGATCGTTTAATTAGTGGTAAAAAAGTAACGGGATTCTCGAATGAAGAAGAAAAACTAGCTGAATTAGATCAATTTGTTCCATTTTTAACAGAAGATGAACTCATGAAAAATGGAGGACTTTACGAAAAAGCTGCAGAGCCTTGGGAAGCTTTCGCTGTAGAAGATAATCGTGTTATCACTGGTCAAAACCCAGCTTCAGGTGGTGCAGTAGCTGAATTAGTATTACAACACGCAAAAAAATAACATGTAATAAAAAAGCAGGTTTTCCATTACAATAGGAAAACCTGCTTTTTTACGAAATCATTTGCAAAATAGCAATAACTTCTTTTTCAATTTCCGAATCATCAATTGCTTCTATATACTCTGGTTTAAAAAGTTGATACTTCTTTAGTTGATAAAAATCAAGTATCGCTTTCTTTAACGTAATATCGTACTGAATACAAAAAGAATGATCTATAATACGTCTTAACATCACATCATCTTGCACCATAAATAATTGTGCGTTCATTTTATTAAAGTAGCCTTGTTCCATACCAGCTTCAAAAAAGATTTGCAAATTATGATTACGATTTTGTTGTGCAGCGACTAACTGATCAGATAAGTGCGGATATGCCTCTTTCAAATCTTGTAAAAAGACATCTGAAATATACGTCACACATTTTAAAGAGTGAATAAACGTCTTTTGGAAACGTTCTGCAAAAGACATACTTTCATCTTGATTATACGCATCTCCTTCAAGAAGGTAGTTCATAAAATCTTCTACCACCGCTTCGATAATCTCATCTTTTGAAGAAAAACGTTTATATAAAGTAGCTTTACTAATATCCATATATTTCGCAATTTCATCTATTTTTAATTGGCTAAAACTCGTTTTTCTAATAACGGGCTTGATTTTATTAATATAAGTATTTGCACAAGCAACTTTTCTCATTAAAAGAGCCTCCCCTTTTGTCCATACAAAATAGTATAGCAAATTCACGATTAATTATAAATGAAGTCACTATACTCAATATATATTTTTAGTTTAAGGCGCTTTTCATTTATACTACAGAAAAAATGCCCGCTACCTTTATGAGTAACGAGCACTTTTTCTATACTTTATTTACAGCTCTTCTTATAGCTTTCCCTATTTCCATACTAGACTGTGGGTTTTGCCCTGTAATTAAACGCCCATCTACTACGACGTGCGGCGTGAAATTTGGAGCCACATAAAACAAAGCCCCTTCTTCTTTCAATTTACTTTCTAATAAAAACGGCACTCGTTTTTCTAAATGTACAGCTTTTTCCTCATCATTTGTATAACCTGTTATACGCTTACCTGCACTAAAAAACGAGCCGTCCTTATTTTTCACACCGACTAAAGAACTTACTCCGTGACAAACAGCGGCTACAATCCGGTTATTGTTGTACATATTCACAATTAAATTTGCAACATATGGATTACCTGGAAAATCTACAATCGCCCCGTGTCCACCACCAAATAAAACCGCATCATAATCCGAAAAATGAACCGTTGAGATCGACTTCGTATTTTGCAATAAAGAAGCGACATGCTTAAATTCACGAGGTATCCCGTTCGGAATAGAAACTCTATCAATCGGCACTCTACCGCCCTGTATCGACACAATATCAACATCGAACTTAGCTTTTTTAAACAAGTTATAAGGAGCTGCGAGCTCTTCCAGCCACAAACCAGTCGGGTGTCCATTCATATCATGAGCGCTTGTTGAAACTAACAATATCCTTTTCAACATATCCCCTCCTTACTACCTATTTATGTATGGAGTGTTCTTATCATTCATATAGCAAGCGAAAAAACGATAACAATAAGCTGACCTTTTGTAAAAAGTGAGCTTATTGTTATCGTTTGAATTCTTTCATACAAAGATGTTCACAACTGTATAGCTTTTATCTCCAACGCCACGCAATTGTTGTATCCTCCATATGAATAGCAGGTATATCAATCCCTAAATACCGCTGAGCATCCTCATCAAAAATAGACCAATTTTCTTCATATAAAAATTCAGGGTCTATGCTTTCAAAATCAAATATACTATCTTCGTCTACCATCTCACGAAAATATTTTTGGAAAGGTTTACTATTCTCGAATAAACGAATTGTTCCATACATCCATGGCATGTCTCCAAAAACATCTTTAATTTCACCTATCTCCATATCCTTAAAATACAACTTCATATTTGCACCTTCTTATCCATAAATGACAAGGATACCTCATCATATTTTAAAATAGTTATTTTTAACATTTCTTTCTTAAACATATCTTCCCCCTCACAGTCTGAGATACTTTTTTTTAAGCTCAAAATATAAACAGAAAAATAGCCGACTCTTTTACAAAAGTCGGCTTTCTTTTTATAACTCGAGCTCTCCCATACGAAGAAGCTCAACAACTGCTTGTGAACGTCCTTTAACCCCTAGCTTTTGCATTGCGTTTGAGATGTGGTTGCGAACTGTCTTTTCACTGATAAAAAGTTCACCTGCAATTTCCTTCGTTGTTTTATCTTGAACCAGTAATTCAAATACTTCTCTCTCTCTCTTTGTGAGTAAAGGTTTAGATTGATACGCTTTTTCCTTCAACTGGTATAACCCTCCTTGCTTAAGCCAGAGCTGTGTATGTGTAAGTTGGGTGTTTATTTAGTCAAGATATTGTATGAA
This genomic window from Bacillus anthracis str. Vollum contains:
- the gerM gene encoding spore germination protein GerM, yielding MPKSTFKWVVGATVSAVLLTGCGFINQEKATEQIDPPKQVTYTEGGKKEVFKKDKQAQTVNRELYLVDKNGYVVPQTLAIPTPKANEVIQQTLEYLVKDGPVTNLLPNGFRAVIPANTSMTLDLKKDGTAVIDFSKEMKNYAKEEERQIVESIAWTLTQFKEVKQVQFQINGEKLAKMPVGGTPLGDGVSRANGINFDDEQVADVTNTKPVTLYFMAQNNNKQQYYVPVTRRVVEGKENDYAAIVDELVKGPIHQSLLNDFNPGVKLITNPKLQDGNLTLNFNENIFINPDKNMISNYVLKSLVLSLTEKKGVKSVSIEVNGKANLIDEKGGKLIKPVDRPENVNTGSF
- a CDS encoding type 1 glutamine amidotransferase domain-containing protein, whose protein sequence is MKKKMLVVLTSVEKYPNLNRATGLWLGEAVHFVKKVEEAGYEVDYVSPQGGYTPIDPHSLAMAESIDWEWYQKKEFMNRLGSTMKPSEVNPEDYAVIYYAGGHGVIWDFPENKELQMISRNIYENGGIVSSVCHGAAGLFHITLSNGDRLISGKKVTGFSNEEEKLAELDQFVPFLTEDELMKNGGLYEKAAEPWEAFAVEDNRVITGQNPASGGAVAELVLQHAKK
- a CDS encoding XTP/dITP diphosphatase; this encodes MKQVVVATKNMGKVREFAELFERFDLEVKSLHDFPHIEEVEETGETFEENAILKADSLSRQLNAIVIADDSGLIVDALNGKPGVYSARFAGEPKDDQANIDKVLQELNEVAFEKRKARFYCALAVAFPEGDKKPVIVNGTCEGFILEQRRGENGFGYDPIFYVEEYKKAMAELSSDEKNAISHRGRALRKLEEKIPEWFLGE
- a CDS encoding MFS transporter, with protein sequence MGKDISNHSKWFVFTLCFIVLLGPVNAVLFNVALEDMAHDLSISQSKVSWVVVGYSLVVGIGSMIYGKLADRYSVKKLLIISIIIFVAGSIIGFVNQSYAIVIFARLVQASGGAAFIALSMIAVAKLVAPAKKPGALAMISSSIALAVGIGPLVGGAITNTLGWPYLFLFMIISVLGIFLLIKFMPGEAHHTDEVFYFDYIGAALLFVFITTVLVGVNMNSWLFVLSIISLFLFTVRMKKAEHPFIDIELFSNKAFLRLITVGFIINVALCANLLLLPLLLGRVHGLSPFIIGIVLFVASLFGIVSSFITGKIIPSFGNVNMIYVASVIMIVGFLILGFIPNGSIVVIVLAIILTFMSYSAIQVSLNTFIPKTLHVAKVGVGLGLYNLINFFGMAFGPAVASRIMESTNSYRFNFILIVMLISAHFFLLIGMSSFRKKMEH
- a CDS encoding TetR/AcrR family transcriptional regulator, which codes for MRKVACANTYINKIKPVIRKTSFSQLKIDEIAKYMDISKATLYKRFSSKDEIIEAVVEDFMNYLLEGDAYNQDESMSFAERFQKTFIHSLKCVTYISDVFLQDLKEAYPHLSDQLVAAQQNRNHNLQIFFEAGMEQGYFNKMNAQLFMVQDDVMLRRIIDHSFCIQYDITLKKAILDFYQLKKYQLFKPEYIEAIDDSEIEKEVIAILQMIS
- the racE gene encoding glutamate racemase — encoded protein: MKLNRAIGVIDSGVGGLTVAKELIRQLPKERIIYLGDTARCPYGPRSREEVRQFTWEMTEHLLDLNIKMLVIACNTATAVVLEEMQKQLPIPVVGVIHPGSRTALKVTNTYHVGIIGTIGTVKSGAYEEALKSINNRVMVESLACPPFVELVESGNFESEMAYEVVRETLQPLKNTDIDTLILGCTHYPILGPVIKQVMGDKVQLISSGDETAREVSTILYHSKMLNEGEEQSDHLFLTTGKIGLFKEIASKWFGQPIENVKHIHLEKE
- the rph gene encoding ribonuclease PH; the encoded protein is MRVDGREKTELRHIHIHTNYLKHPEGSVLIEVGDTKVICSATIEERVPPFMRGEGKGWVTAEYAMIPRATEQRTIRESSKGKVTGRTMEIQRLIGRALRAVVDLEALGERTVWIDCDVIQADGGTRTASITGAYVAMVLAFEKLLQAEKVSKIPVKDYLAATSVGIVEEQGVVLDLNYAEDSKADVDMNVIMTGKGQFVEVQGTGEEATFSRAQLNELLDAAEQGIFQLIDIQKEALGDIVSHIE
- a CDS encoding type 1 glutamine amidotransferase domain-containing protein → MLKRILLVSTSAHDMNGHPTGLWLEELAAPYNLFKKAKFDVDIVSIQGGRVPIDRVSIPNGIPREFKHVASLLQNTKSISTVHFSDYDAVLFGGGHGAIVDFPGNPYVANLIVNMYNNNRIVAAVCHGVSSLVGVKNKDGSFFSAGKRITGYTNDEEKAVHLEKRVPFLLESKLKEEGALFYVAPNFTPHVVVDGRLITGQNPQSSMEIGKAIRRAVNKV
- a CDS encoding metallophosphoesterase, with protein sequence MKALIVSDSHSSVKELQQLKEKYEGKVDIMIHCGDSELTPAHEELQGFHVVKGNCDYANFQDEIVTDVDGLRFVVVHGHRHNVKMTLQTLAYRAEEVGAQVACFGHSHVLGAELIDGVLFINPGSILLPRQRVEKTFAILEMDENQMEVRFETLDGQLVEQAVFKRG
- a CDS encoding PH domain-containing protein — translated: MFKKVAADVLGLSDVGSVITPKDYDKVDADDYVMHEDGEKIYFLIKSKSDEYCFTNKGLLHLDGTSATSKKRTLRRFSYSKYQIKNVALETAGTIDLDVEIKFQMGNQHYSIDVHKKHIEELKDLYKALLKIEEISYDNDITLQYAHKSLDMASNAFSRISNAQVNLAEQFKEMNEIAFNWLVDTKKQYNVKDYGFVFEKFINN